In Ostrea edulis chromosome 4, xbOstEdul1.1, whole genome shotgun sequence, a single window of DNA contains:
- the LOC125670868 gene encoding tropomyosin-2-like isoform X2, with translation MAASGTMMPQKTGQKDDKMLGIEGKSLSTSRHPEKETTGGVSIEISSPPTSSRPSSGSTGNISTDFGDPVGSLQLPPEAMGVLETVINMNRTLETQIDALRLRIDVDSKHSENEKKKIITEKDKVIKTKQTQIEMLKTTVKDREHKIKELENATEERDSQILSKIEEIDELRTLVTETEEYADQLSKKVHKLKDEKKHLESNGAYREQNDEIRRLKHELVSVKDKLNTMERELHRARTVIDKQNHRIKVLELEKNDISSKFKDELEKASRAMRQEVERMREVMRVQYEEMRTLREQNTEISNDVRDIKDLLIRNSKTPREAERGPLSIQNYGNSSKNQPTVRASVPSYKSSSTKEGLPPLVREQSSKQWVPAGARRVNAYSGKQRKP, from the exons ATGGCTGCAAGTGGCACCATGATGCCACAGAAAACTGGACAAAAG GATGATAAGATGCTGGGAATCGAAGGAAAGTCCCTGTCGACTTCAAGACATCCCGAGAAAGAAACAACGGGAGGTGTGTCGATTGAAATATCCTCACCGCCAACTTCTTCGAGGCCTTCATCTGGTTCGACGGGTAACATCTCTACTGACTTTGGTGATCCTGTTGGAAGTTTGCAACTTCCTCCCGAGGCGATGGGTGTACTAGAGACAGTAATAAATATGAACAGGACATTGGAAACCCAAATAGACGCCCTGAGATTGAGAATTGACGTAGACTCCAAACATTCAGAAAACGAGAAGAAAAAGATAATCACAGAAAAGgacaaagtaataaaaacaaagcaaacACAGATTGAAATGTTGAAAACAACAGTTAAAGACCGCGAACATAAAATAAAGGAGCTAGAAAATGCTACAGAGGAAAGAGATTCGCAAATACTGTCAAAGATAGAAGAGATAGACGAACTACGCACTTTAGTCACGGAAACGGAGGAATACGCCGACCAACTGTCCAAGAAAGTACATAAGCTGAAAGACGAAAAGAAACATTTAGAATCTAACGGTGCATACAGAGAACAAAATGATGAAATTCGAAGACTTAAACACGAATTAGTTTCCGTAAAGGATAAACTGAACACCATGGAAAGAGAGTTACACCGAGCGAGAACTGTAATAGATAAGCAGAATCACCGAATAAAAGTTTTAGAATTAGAAAAGAATGATATCAGTTCGAAATTCAAAGACGAACTGGAAAAAGCTTCTCGCGCCATGCGACAGGAAGTGGAGCGTATGCGCGAGGTCATGAGGGTTCAATATGAAGAAATGAGAACATTGCGTGAACAGAATACTGAGATATCCAACGATGTTAGGGACATAAAAGATCTCTTGATAAGAAACTCAAAAACACCCCGTGAAGCAGAGCGTGGTCCATTATCCATACAAAATTACGGAAATTCGTCAAAGAATCAACCTACTGTTAGGGCGTCTGTTCCTTCTTATAAAAGTTCTTCAACTAAGGAGGGGTTACCGCCCTTAGTTCGAGAACAATCTTCGAAGCAGTGGGTGCCTGCCGGGGCAAGGAGAGTAAACGCATACTCTGGGAAACAACGAAAGCCGTAA
- the LOC125670868 gene encoding tropomyosin-2-like isoform X1: protein MEFSSSNCKMAASGTMMPQKTGQKDDKMLGIEGKSLSTSRHPEKETTGGVSIEISSPPTSSRPSSGSTGNISTDFGDPVGSLQLPPEAMGVLETVINMNRTLETQIDALRLRIDVDSKHSENEKKKIITEKDKVIKTKQTQIEMLKTTVKDREHKIKELENATEERDSQILSKIEEIDELRTLVTETEEYADQLSKKVHKLKDEKKHLESNGAYREQNDEIRRLKHELVSVKDKLNTMERELHRARTVIDKQNHRIKVLELEKNDISSKFKDELEKASRAMRQEVERMREVMRVQYEEMRTLREQNTEISNDVRDIKDLLIRNSKTPREAERGPLSIQNYGNSSKNQPTVRASVPSYKSSSTKEGLPPLVREQSSKQWVPAGARRVNAYSGKQRKP from the exons ATGGAATTTTCGTCAAGTA ATTGTAAAATGGCTGCAAGTGGCACCATGATGCCACAGAAAACTGGACAAAAG GATGATAAGATGCTGGGAATCGAAGGAAAGTCCCTGTCGACTTCAAGACATCCCGAGAAAGAAACAACGGGAGGTGTGTCGATTGAAATATCCTCACCGCCAACTTCTTCGAGGCCTTCATCTGGTTCGACGGGTAACATCTCTACTGACTTTGGTGATCCTGTTGGAAGTTTGCAACTTCCTCCCGAGGCGATGGGTGTACTAGAGACAGTAATAAATATGAACAGGACATTGGAAACCCAAATAGACGCCCTGAGATTGAGAATTGACGTAGACTCCAAACATTCAGAAAACGAGAAGAAAAAGATAATCACAGAAAAGgacaaagtaataaaaacaaagcaaacACAGATTGAAATGTTGAAAACAACAGTTAAAGACCGCGAACATAAAATAAAGGAGCTAGAAAATGCTACAGAGGAAAGAGATTCGCAAATACTGTCAAAGATAGAAGAGATAGACGAACTACGCACTTTAGTCACGGAAACGGAGGAATACGCCGACCAACTGTCCAAGAAAGTACATAAGCTGAAAGACGAAAAGAAACATTTAGAATCTAACGGTGCATACAGAGAACAAAATGATGAAATTCGAAGACTTAAACACGAATTAGTTTCCGTAAAGGATAAACTGAACACCATGGAAAGAGAGTTACACCGAGCGAGAACTGTAATAGATAAGCAGAATCACCGAATAAAAGTTTTAGAATTAGAAAAGAATGATATCAGTTCGAAATTCAAAGACGAACTGGAAAAAGCTTCTCGCGCCATGCGACAGGAAGTGGAGCGTATGCGCGAGGTCATGAGGGTTCAATATGAAGAAATGAGAACATTGCGTGAACAGAATACTGAGATATCCAACGATGTTAGGGACATAAAAGATCTCTTGATAAGAAACTCAAAAACACCCCGTGAAGCAGAGCGTGGTCCATTATCCATACAAAATTACGGAAATTCGTCAAAGAATCAACCTACTGTTAGGGCGTCTGTTCCTTCTTATAAAAGTTCTTCAACTAAGGAGGGGTTACCGCCCTTAGTTCGAGAACAATCTTCGAAGCAGTGGGTGCCTGCCGGGGCAAGGAGAGTAAACGCATACTCTGGGAAACAACGAAAGCCGTAA